One region of Populus trichocarpa isolate Nisqually-1 chromosome 4, P.trichocarpa_v4.1, whole genome shotgun sequence genomic DNA includes:
- the LOC7490811 gene encoding COP1-interacting protein 7: MDSSTLLDYALFQLTPTRTRCDLVLFCGGKNEKLASGLFEPFILHLKFIKDQISKVGYSIKLCPPTKNAPWFTKGTFERFVRFVSTPAVLERFVSLERDILQIEESAVHANELSNTNVAGQLEEGSGLAANTITRKSSDSSKLKDELEKSEHASMEGNSKIQFQLLLEARKTLLRKEQAMAYARGLVVGFEVDSINDLISFADAFGASRLREACNNFKELCKKKHGDGLWMEELAAMEACPPSELSFLGTSGIVLANEISSLNQNVMLNLTNNGVSTGDFMPNGSTDASRSDSTADSRKDGSMGTSDQIASSSAKVQVPMQWPNQIPPYMYNFQGPIPQFPPYQGYPFPTMQPIPPNYPRNMQWPSSMKEFSQGKKDKSLNKKGYKYSGEDRQTNSSDSEGRSDSDSHIDQDKKNSSIDVPYRKKHRKKSSKTVVIRNINYITPKRRNEGSDSFSDETSSDEDEYIDEDTIKKKVDDAVGSLGKLCKSNSSTQKRKGSNKSNHKSNGSSDAPDQDFDDGPVSNASRGGRTSENWDAFQSLLMKDDDTVNGVEKLQPVDVQEEHFIVKSSGDGTSLRSNRAMDLGPEKLLNRRMVTGDSFVVTPRDGEHEDRVRLEDIENAESFRPIMKRRDLTDEDLVISQRLEDSGSGLRGILSRSTEPSIIKPGKGDDWFVIDHSGKPENQDTANYMLSLEGDYSNAKSSRRDVLVDDSFMIHARSSVDDLYGSQWKTDISMATDLTLSSQAENGITEHNHEVMDAYEPNDLCVVLERDSGFESTRDSWVTDQGIDISFMEAHRSSNAESGDQTEKKLPSNSDKTTVKKNGINGRKVPEVRTKIVQGSPSKNRTEMMSKSKKSSVVSRPTVQKSKQEKEEEIRKKMEELAIQRLKRIAERTAAAGGAPAATKRASLESKSVKGSSKSDKNKIIPRPERQTR, from the exons ATGGATTCTTCAACTCTTCTTGACTATGCTCTCTTTCAACTCACCCCAACTCGAACCAG GTGTGATCTGGTTCTCTTCTGTGGAGGCAAGAATGAGAAACTGGCTTCTGGGTTATTTGAACCATTCATTTTACACcttaaatttattaaagatcAGATTTCCAAAGTTGGGTACTCCATCAAACTTTGCCCACCGACCAAAAATGCTCCTTGGTTCACCAAAGGTACTTTTGAGAG ATTTGTTCGTTTTGTTAGTACACCAGCTGTACTTGAGAGATTTGTCAGCCTAGAAAGAGACATCTTGCAGATTGAGGAGAGTGCAGTTCATGCCAATGAATTATCAAACACAAATGTAGCTGGACAACTGGAGGAAG GGAGTGGACTGGCTGCCAATACTATCACAAGGAAGTCAAGTGATTCCTCTAAG CTAAAAGATGAGCTTGAGAAAAGTGAGCACGCTTCAATGGAAGGAAATTCCAA GATTCAGTTTCAACTGCTTCTAGAAGCACGGAAAACATTGCTTCGCAAAGAGCAAGCTATGGCATATGCACGTGGCCTTGTTGTTGGATTTGAAGTGGACAGCATAAATGATCTCATCTCCTTCGCAGATGCTTTTGGAGCTTCACGGTTAAG GGAAGCATGCAACAATTTCAAGGAATTATGTAAGAAAAAGCATGGGGATGGTCTCTGGATGGAGGAATTAGCAGCAATGGAGGCATGCCCTCCATCAGAGCTGTCATTTTTGGGAACATCAGGAATTGTACTTGCAAATGAAATTAGTTCCCTTAATCAGAATGTCATGCTAAATTTGACAAACAATGGGGTATCTACTGGTGATTTTATGCCCAATGGATCTACAGATGCATCAAGATCTGATTCAACTGCAGACAGCAGAAAGG ATGGTAGCATGGGAACATCTGACCAGATAGCATCATCTAGTGCCAAAGTTCAAGTACCAATGCAGTGGCCAAACCAGATACCTCCATACATGTACAATTTCCAAGGCCCTATTCCTCAGTTTCCTCCGTATCAAGGATATCCTTTCCCTACCATGCAGCCTATCCCTCCTAATTATCCAAGAAATATGCAGTGGCCTTCTAGCATGAAAGAATTTAGTCAAGGAAAAAAGGATAAGTCCCTGAACAAAAAGGGATATAAATATTCAGGAGAAGACAGACAAACAAACTCCAGTGACTCTGAAGGAAGGAGTGATTCAGATTCCCATATAGATCAGGACAAAAAGAACTCCTCCATAGATGTTCCATACAGGAAAAAACACAGGAAGAAGTCCTCTAAGACCGTTGTCATCAGAAATATTAACTACATCACCCCCAAGAGAAGAAATGAAGGAAGTGATAGTTTTTCTGATGAAACTTCTTCAGATGAGGATGAGTACATTGATGAAGATACCATAAAAAAGAAGGTAGATGATGCAGTTGGATCATTGGGAAAATTGTGCAAGTCAAATTCAAGtacacagaaaagaaaaggctcaAACAAGAGCAACCACAAGTCAAATGGATCAAGTGATGCTCCTGACCAAGATTTTGACGATGGCCCTGTTTCAAATGCATCCAGGGGAGGAAGGACTAGTGAGAACTGGGATGCTTTCCAGAGCCTTCTGATGAAAGATGATGACACAGTTAATGGGGTAGAAAAATTGCAGCCAGTGGATGTTCAGGAAGAGCATTTCATAGTCAAAAGCTCTGGAGATGGAACTTCATTAAGGAGCAATCGTGCTATGGACTTGGGACCAGAGAAATTACTGAACAGAAGGATGGTGACAGGTGATTCTTTTGTTGTGACTCCGAGGGATGGGGAACACGAGGATAGAGTTAGGCTGGAAGATATAGAAAATGCAGAGAGTTTTCGACCAATCATGAAGAGAAGGGACTTGACAGATGAGGATTTGGTAATTTCACAAAGATTAGAAGATTCAGGAAGTGGCCTCAGGGGTATCTTATCTCGTTCCACTGAGCCATCCATAATCAAGCCTGGTAAAGGAGATGATTGGTTTGTTATCGATCACTCAGGGAAACCAGAAAACCAGGATACAGCCAATTACATGCTATCACTAGAGGGTGATTATTCAAATGCCAAGTCAAGTAGAAGAGACGTACTTGTTGACGATTCTTTCATGATTCATGCTCGATCTTCTGTGGATGATTTATATGGTTCTCAATGGAAAACTGACATAAGCATGGCTACGGATCTAACTTTATCTTCCCAGGCAGAAAATGGCATTACAGAACATAATCATGAAGTTATGGATGCCTATGAACCGAATGACCTCTGTGTGGTCCTTGAACGAGATTCTGGATTTGAATCTACAAGGGATTCCTGGGTTACAGACCAGGGAATTGACATATCATTCATGGAAGCTCATAGGAGCTCAAATGCTGAATCTGGTGATCAAACTGAGAAGAAGCTTCCTTCAAACAGTGACAAGACCACTGTCAAGAAAAATGGAATTAATGGGAGAAAAGTTCCAGAAGTGAGGACTAAAATCGTGCAAGGATCCCCCAGTAAGAACAGAACTGAGATGATGTCTAAAAGCAAGAAATCATCAGTTGTTAGTAGGCCCACAGTTCAGAAGAGCAAGCAAGAGAAG GAAGAAGAGATTAGGAAGAAAATGGAAGAGTTAGCAATTCAACGCCTAAAAAGAATTGCTGAAAGAACTGCAGCAGCTGGTGGTGCTCCGGCGGCAACCAAGAGGGCATCATTGGAGAGCAAATCAGTCAAAGGTTCATCCAAGtctgacaaaaataaaatcattcccAGACCTGAGAGACAAACAAGATAG
- the LOC7494351 gene encoding uncharacterized protein At4g04980, which yields MSTGIFCRVKPLLFGGRTSRFEVVKRAHLVKDKKKESEEPKMERSRSRGSSGNFILMMELRKKIITFRDIIDLPPFDASLSINELVMGTMRDLHKFYPEIIPSSQLYEIKGSSIDKVLKYFCEALRSIGDSWMMNQEWMDKATYNMYNNSDQRISSEQAVEIASATLTCMIKIAREMFDVMDEYEPNKDIQRSNAFSKILMESSSDNNSYSPCCASPETPTSVLPEFSGSPASGEFSNFYSSSPLLRSLRVQALEKLNPMDIKRLSFHMPSNLEILDGSSLKRKDRVDDETMTEVEAKRKPLFERSNSEESSNCEELMFEIEASSNCDVKKAADLEDHSDYSLKRGMPQIAAAETTPVIAEAITPPAALSVNASPVPPAQPHISSPMMVDVVATPSLPSTPPPMKLQPDVATTQPPPPTPPPPPPFVLQPATFTVASVPRPPPTMSRTVTAPPLPPPPPPMASGTAAAAPPLPPPPPPPRMLSGTGTAAPMLPPPPPPPPQTSTARNAPPPPPPLMMSSKGTMPLPPPPPMPLGNGAAPPPPPPGAARSLRPKKAQTKLKRSSQMGNLYRVLKGKVEGGNQLTKSPTGRKGPASSSAGGKQGMADALAEITKRSAYFQQIEEDVQKYSKEITELKAAISTFKTKDMTELIKFHKHVESILEKLTDETQVLARFEGFPQKKLEALRTAAALGSKLNGVVAELKNWKVEPPLGQLLDKTERYFNKIKGDLDALERTKDEESKKFQSHNIDFDFHILVQIKESMVDVSSSCMELALKERRQTKAAETAVSGTKTEPRSAGAKMLWRAFQFAFRVYSFAGGHDDRADMLTRELAHEIETDPHHQ from the exons ATGTCTACTGGTATCTTCTGTCGCGTTAAGCCCTTGCTCTTTGGAGGCAGGACTTCTAGATTTGag GTAGTGAAAAGAGCTCACTTGGTCAAGGATAAGAAGAAGGAATCAGAAGAACCGAAGATGGAACGTTCACGTTCACGTGGATCTTCAGGCAACTTCATTTTGATGATGGAGCTTAGGAAGAAAATCATTACCTTCAGAGACATCATTGACCTACCACCTTTTGATGCTTCTCTGAGCATAAACGAG CTGGTGATGGGAACAATGAGAGATCTGCACAAGTTTTACCCTGAAATCATACCCAGTAGTCAACTGTATGAAATTAAGGGATCATCTATCGATAAG GTTCTGAAATATTTTTGTGAGGCTTTGAGATCAATTGGGGATTCATGGATGATGAATCAAGAGTGGATGGACAAAGCTACATACAACATGTACAATAACAGTGATCAAAGGATCAGTTCGGAACAAGCAG ttgaaattgCTTCGGCAACACTCACCTGCATGATTAAGATAGCAAGAGAAATGTTTGATGTGATGGATGAATATGAGCCAAATAAAGACATTCAACGATCCAACGCCTTCAGCAAAATCTTGATGGAATCCTCTTCAGACAACAACAGCTATAGCCCATGTTGTGCTTCTCCAGAGACTCCTACATCAGTGCTTCCCGAGTTTTCGGGTTCTCCTGCTTCTGgagaattttcaaatttttatagctcttctcctcttctcagATCTCTGAGAGTTCAAGCACTTGAAAAATTGAACCCCATGGACATAAAACGTCTCTCATTCCACATGCCTTCAAACCTGGAAATTCTAGACGGCAGCAGTTTGAAACGAAAGGACAGAGTGGATGATGAAACAATGACAGAAGTGGAAGCAAAGCGCAAGCCATTGTTCGAAAGGAGCAATTCAGAAGAAAGCAGCAATTGTGAGGAACTGATGTTTGAAATAGAAGCAAGCAGTAATTGTGATGTGAAAAAAGCTGCTGACCTTGAGGATCACAGCGATTACAGCCTCAAACGTGGAATGCCACAGATTGCAGCAGCTGAGACCACTCCAGTGATAGCTGAAGCCATAACGCCACCAGCTGCATTGTCAGTCAATGCATCACCAGTTCCACCAGCACAGCCTCACATATCCTCACCCATGATGGTAGACGTTGTGGCCACACCATCACTACCATCTACTCCTCCACCAATGAAGCTGCAACCAGATGTAGCAACCACACAGCCACCACCTCCaactccacctccaccaccaccattcgTGCTGCAGCCAGCGACTTTTACAGTGGCTAGCGTACCACGTCCACCACCTACTATGTCAAGAACTGTAACAGCACCCCCGctaccacctccaccaccacctatGGCATCTGGAACTGCAGCAGCAGCACCCCCGCTGCCACCCCCGCCCCCGCCCCCACGTATGTTATCAGGAACTGGAACAGCAGCACCAATgctgccaccaccaccaccaccaccacctcaaaCATCAACTGCAAGAAACGCACCACCTCCTCCCCCACCACTCATGATGTCTTCAAAAGGAACGATGCCATTGCCGCCGCCGCCACCTATGCCTCTCGGAAATGGAGCTgctccaccacctcctccacctGGTGCAGCAAGATCCTTACGCCCCAAGAAAGCACAGACTAAATTGAAGAGATCAAGTCAGATGGGTAATTTGTATCGAGTGCTTAAGGGGAAGGTGGAAGGAGGAAATCAACTTACTAAATCACCTACTGGAAGAAAGGGTCCAGCTTCGAGCAGTGCTGGCGGAAAGCAGGGAATGGCTGATGCACTAGCAGAGATTACAAAGAG ATCAGCATACTTCCAACAAATTGAAGAAGATGTTCAAAAGTATTCAAAGGAAATCACAGAGCTGAAGGCTGCCATCAGTACTTTCAAAACAAAGGACATGACAGAGTTGATCAAGTTCCACAAGCATGTCGAATCAATTCTTGAGAAATTAACTGATGAAACACAG GTGCTTGCAAGGTTTGAAGGTTTCCCTCAAAAAAAGCTGGAAGCATTAAGGACAGCAGCTGCCCTAGGCTCAAAGTTGAATGGCGTAGTGGCTGAACTGAAAAATTGGAAGGTAGAGCCCCCATTAGGCCAGCTTCTTGACAAGACAGAACGTTACTTCAACAAG ATAAAAGGAGACCTTGACGCCTTGGAGAGGACAAAAGATGAAGAATCCAAGAAATTTCAAAGTCACAACATCGACTTCGACTTCCATATTCTTGTACAAATCAAGGAATCAATGGTGGATGTTTCTTCGAGCTGCATGGAATTGGCACTCAAG GAGAGGCGGCAAACAAAAGCAGCAGAGACAGCAGTATCTGGAACCAAAACAGAACCTAGAAGTGCTGGTGCTAAGATGCTTTGGAGGGCTTTCCAATTCGCATTCCGGGTTTATAGCTTTGCTGGTGGACATGATGATCGAGCTGACATGCTGACAAGAGAATTGGCCCATGAAATAGAGACTGATCCTCATCAtcaatga
- the LOC7494352 gene encoding polyphenol oxidase, chloroplastic has translation MAHISRFSTLAFSPTTFRTSSFCPSSPKVSKYHSTASAVSSKATNDRDPRNPTTRRDVILGLGGLYYASSILSDAYVNDAKPVSAVEKTRRGIRDFDHGKVAQAAETKNMVLTPISAFPLDLDKVISTEVSRPKKSRSKKEKEDEEEVLVIEGVDFERGEFVKFDVYVNDEGDQSLRGPDKAEFAGSFVNVPHRSRTERKARLTLAISELLDNLEAEGDDSLVVTLVPRSGKNPVNIGGVKIEYTKE, from the coding sequence ATGGCTCATATCTCTAGATTCTCTACTTTAGCGTTCTCCCCAACCACTTTTAGGACCTCCTCCTTCTGCCCCTCCTCCCCAAAAGTATCCAAGTACCATTCAACCGCTAGTGCTGTTTCAAGCAAAGCTACTAATGATCGTGATCCTCGAAACCCTACCACAAGAAGAGATGTCATCCTTGGTTTAGGGGGCCTTTATTATGCAAGCAGTATTCTTAGTGATGCATATGTCAATGATGCTAAGCCAGTCTCAGCTGTAGAGAAAACCAGAAGAGGGATAAGGGATTTTGATCACGGCAAGGTGGCACAAGCAGCTGAAACAAAGAATATGGTGCTAACACCAATCAGTGCGTTCCCTTTAGATTTAGATAAAGTGATTAGTACTGAGGTTTCGAGGCCAAAGAAATCAAGAAGTAAGaaggagaaagaagatgaagaggaagTTTTAGTGATAGAAGGAGTTGATTTTGAGAGAGGTGAGTTTGTGAAGTTTGATGTTTATGTTAACGATGAGGGTGATCAATCACTCAGAGGACCAGACAAGGCTGAGTTTGCTGGGAGCTTTGTGAATGTGCCTCATAGGAGTAGGACCGAAAGGAAGGCTCGTTTGACACTGGCGATTAGCGAATTGCTGGACAATTTGGAAGCTGAAGGTGATGATAGCTTGGTGGTGACTTTGGTGCCTAGGTCTGGTAAGAACCCTGTTAATATTGGTGGCGTCAAGATTGAGTATACAAAAGAATGA
- the LOC7490812 gene encoding uncharacterized protein LOC7490812 isoform X2, which translates to MFDVLFGWRKASKCEKSTKLLHCRLNLLKRKRYSIVRQLREDIAQLLKIGQNEAAFARVEQLLKDQSLLDAYDLVDHYCEFIILHFPYIRRHKDRPKDINEAVSTLIFAAAWFGDLPELRAIRKLFGKRYGQKFIKDAPALQSGNLVNHEIMEKLRLKFISDSVKLKLINEIAMDYGLQLWYLGCDNRPKQHLLQMPGNTDHQLERFVFEEDAGVSYNSTSGAMVLASYAKHSPDIPSELTIHPSDKAPMHKKAVHTENHSQYKYMYELPDQSDFESSGSNSMSADSFKGNADIARTATPEISFQYHKRTVYADEVEEFEFNGEDKRLFLFNASPRPLIDNYAVDGSTLLALSHHGYSEGNCNRPEPEDKIALSRKTHERIRNSYGHRLERRVDTKNNRKYESFLTPVNTKGNDCVVFNGQFCNFSPCQKQFYHRVFHFQNKQRTMMPAKERRSASLVCYDKVLSKPVKGYVKSCKRSSRLSPEKKFRCCLEKSCYKCDGQVNGTQTQENKKLMETEESSDCPARYASSYDSSSQEPSPGSRKKTIPPKRLKGMTVPDNDNQSISSQLELSKGSTASSCSHVHPKLPDYDEIAAKFIALKKEHQLRTNAARHGLNIT; encoded by the exons atgtttgatgttttatttggATGGAGAAAAGCTTCAAAGTG CGAGAAATCAACTAAGCTACTTCATTGCCGCCTTAATTTACTGAAGAGAAAGAGGTACTCAATTGTAAGGCAATTACGTGAGGACATTGCTCAGCTTCTCAAGATTGGTCAAAATGAGGCTGCTTTTGCCAGG GTTGAACAGCTTCTTAAGGACCAGAGCTTATTGGATGCATATGATCTGGTGGACCACTACTGTGAATTTATCATTCTTCACTTTCCATACATTCGCAGACACAA GGACCGTCCGAAAGATATCAATGAAGCAGTTTCAACATTGATATTTGCTGCTGCATGGTTTGGGGATCTGCCAGAGCTCCGAGCGATCAGAAAGCTTTTTGGTAAGCGCTACGGGCAGAAATTCATTAAGGATGCACCTGCATTGCAGTCTGGAAACCTTGTCAATCATGAG ATTATGGAGAAACTACGTTTAAAGTTCATCAGTGATAGTGTGAAACTAAAATTGATCAATGAAATAGCCATGGATTATGGCCTCCAGCTGTGGTACTTGGGGTGTGATAACAGGCCCAAACAACATCTTTTGCAG ATGCCTGGAAACACAGATCATCAACTGGAGAGGTTTGTTTTCGAGGAAGATGCTGGTGTCAGTTATAACAGCACCAGTGGGGCAATGGTGCTAGCTTCATATGCTAAGCATAGCCCTGATATTCCATCTGAATTAACCATCCATCCTTCGGACAAGGCTCCTATGCACAAAAAAGCAGTCCATACAGAGAATCATTCTCAATACAAGTATATGTATGAACTACCTGATCAAAGTGATTTCGAAAGTTCTGGCTCAAACAGCATGTCCGCAGACTCTTTCAAAGGCAATGCTGATATTGCAAGAACAGCAACTCCAGAGATTTCATTTCAGTATCACAAGAGAACTGTCTATGCTGATGAAGTGGAGGAATTTGAGTTTAATGGTGAGGACAAaaggttatttttgtttaatgcaTCCCCCCGTCCCTTAATTGACAACTACGCTGTTGATGGATCTACACTGTTGGCTTTATCCCACCATGGTTATAGTGAAGGCAATTGCAACAGACCTGAACCTGAGGATAAGATAGCATTGTCAAGGAAAACTCATGAAAGGATCAGGAACTCATATGGTCACAGGTTGGAAAGGAGAGTTGATACCAAGAACAATCGTAAGTACGAATCTTTTCTGACACCAGTAAACACGAAAGGCAACGATTGCGTGGTCTTCAACGGTCAATTTTGCAACTTTTCACCATGTCAGAAACAGTTCTATCATCgagtttttcattttcaaaataagcAGAGGACAATGATGCCAGCCAAAGAACGCAGGAGTGCCTCATTGGTATGCTATGATAAGGTTTTGTCCAAACCAGTGAAAGGGTATGTTAAGTCCTGTAAACGCAGCAGCAGATTAAGCCCTGAAAAGAAGTTTAGATGCTGCTTGGAGAAATCATGCTATAAATGTGATGGTCAGGTAAATGGTACTCAAACTCAAGAGAACAAGAAATTAATGGAAACTGAAGAATCATCAGATTGTCCAGCAAGATATGCCTCCTCTTATGATTCCTCTTCGCAGGAGCCTAGTCCTGGTTCAAGAAAAAAGACAATCCCACCAAAAAGGCTAAAGGGCATGACCGTCCCTGATAATGATAACCAGTCAATTTCTTCTCAGCTTGAGCTTTCAAAAGGAAGCACGGCCTCATCTTGTAGCCATGTACATCCAAAGCTCCCGGACTACGATGAAATAGCAGCTAAATTCATAGCTCTCAAGAAAGAGCATCAACTAAGAACCAATGCAGCTAGGCATGGCTTGAATATCACATGA
- the LOC7490812 gene encoding uncharacterized protein LOC7490812 isoform X1 — protein sequence MEKSFKVRTCMLSICSEKSTKLLHCRLNLLKRKRYSIVRQLREDIAQLLKIGQNEAAFARVEQLLKDQSLLDAYDLVDHYCEFIILHFPYIRRHKDRPKDINEAVSTLIFAAAWFGDLPELRAIRKLFGKRYGQKFIKDAPALQSGNLVNHEIMEKLRLKFISDSVKLKLINEIAMDYGLQLWYLGCDNRPKQHLLQMPGNTDHQLERFVFEEDAGVSYNSTSGAMVLASYAKHSPDIPSELTIHPSDKAPMHKKAVHTENHSQYKYMYELPDQSDFESSGSNSMSADSFKGNADIARTATPEISFQYHKRTVYADEVEEFEFNGEDKRLFLFNASPRPLIDNYAVDGSTLLALSHHGYSEGNCNRPEPEDKIALSRKTHERIRNSYGHRLERRVDTKNNRKYESFLTPVNTKGNDCVVFNGQFCNFSPCQKQFYHRVFHFQNKQRTMMPAKERRSASLVCYDKVLSKPVKGYVKSCKRSSRLSPEKKFRCCLEKSCYKCDGQVNGTQTQENKKLMETEESSDCPARYASSYDSSSQEPSPGSRKKTIPPKRLKGMTVPDNDNQSISSQLELSKGSTASSCSHVHPKLPDYDEIAAKFIALKKEHQLRTNAARHGLNIT from the exons ATGGAGAAAAGCTTCAAAGTG AGAACATGCATGTTGTCAATTTGCAGCGAGAAATCAACTAAGCTACTTCATTGCCGCCTTAATTTACTGAAGAGAAAGAGGTACTCAATTGTAAGGCAATTACGTGAGGACATTGCTCAGCTTCTCAAGATTGGTCAAAATGAGGCTGCTTTTGCCAGG GTTGAACAGCTTCTTAAGGACCAGAGCTTATTGGATGCATATGATCTGGTGGACCACTACTGTGAATTTATCATTCTTCACTTTCCATACATTCGCAGACACAA GGACCGTCCGAAAGATATCAATGAAGCAGTTTCAACATTGATATTTGCTGCTGCATGGTTTGGGGATCTGCCAGAGCTCCGAGCGATCAGAAAGCTTTTTGGTAAGCGCTACGGGCAGAAATTCATTAAGGATGCACCTGCATTGCAGTCTGGAAACCTTGTCAATCATGAG ATTATGGAGAAACTACGTTTAAAGTTCATCAGTGATAGTGTGAAACTAAAATTGATCAATGAAATAGCCATGGATTATGGCCTCCAGCTGTGGTACTTGGGGTGTGATAACAGGCCCAAACAACATCTTTTGCAG ATGCCTGGAAACACAGATCATCAACTGGAGAGGTTTGTTTTCGAGGAAGATGCTGGTGTCAGTTATAACAGCACCAGTGGGGCAATGGTGCTAGCTTCATATGCTAAGCATAGCCCTGATATTCCATCTGAATTAACCATCCATCCTTCGGACAAGGCTCCTATGCACAAAAAAGCAGTCCATACAGAGAATCATTCTCAATACAAGTATATGTATGAACTACCTGATCAAAGTGATTTCGAAAGTTCTGGCTCAAACAGCATGTCCGCAGACTCTTTCAAAGGCAATGCTGATATTGCAAGAACAGCAACTCCAGAGATTTCATTTCAGTATCACAAGAGAACTGTCTATGCTGATGAAGTGGAGGAATTTGAGTTTAATGGTGAGGACAAaaggttatttttgtttaatgcaTCCCCCCGTCCCTTAATTGACAACTACGCTGTTGATGGATCTACACTGTTGGCTTTATCCCACCATGGTTATAGTGAAGGCAATTGCAACAGACCTGAACCTGAGGATAAGATAGCATTGTCAAGGAAAACTCATGAAAGGATCAGGAACTCATATGGTCACAGGTTGGAAAGGAGAGTTGATACCAAGAACAATCGTAAGTACGAATCTTTTCTGACACCAGTAAACACGAAAGGCAACGATTGCGTGGTCTTCAACGGTCAATTTTGCAACTTTTCACCATGTCAGAAACAGTTCTATCATCgagtttttcattttcaaaataagcAGAGGACAATGATGCCAGCCAAAGAACGCAGGAGTGCCTCATTGGTATGCTATGATAAGGTTTTGTCCAAACCAGTGAAAGGGTATGTTAAGTCCTGTAAACGCAGCAGCAGATTAAGCCCTGAAAAGAAGTTTAGATGCTGCTTGGAGAAATCATGCTATAAATGTGATGGTCAGGTAAATGGTACTCAAACTCAAGAGAACAAGAAATTAATGGAAACTGAAGAATCATCAGATTGTCCAGCAAGATATGCCTCCTCTTATGATTCCTCTTCGCAGGAGCCTAGTCCTGGTTCAAGAAAAAAGACAATCCCACCAAAAAGGCTAAAGGGCATGACCGTCCCTGATAATGATAACCAGTCAATTTCTTCTCAGCTTGAGCTTTCAAAAGGAAGCACGGCCTCATCTTGTAGCCATGTACATCCAAAGCTCCCGGACTACGATGAAATAGCAGCTAAATTCATAGCTCTCAAGAAAGAGCATCAACTAAGAACCAATGCAGCTAGGCATGGCTTGAATATCACATGA
- the LOC7494353 gene encoding uncharacterized protein LOC7494353, with protein MGSSTLLLLVVFVFDLVAFALAVAAEQRRNTAKIEKVGNDSYCRYDSDIATGLGVGSLLLLMASQLLIMVASRCLCCGKAMRPSGSRAWAIVLFITCWVFFFIAEICLLVASVRNGYHTKYLSDPSHSCQKVRKGIFGAGAAFVVLTGIVSELYYVSYSKANDEQPSYDRDTGIRMGNL; from the exons ATGGGTTCTTCAACACTGTTACTGTTAGtggtttttgtgtttgatctggTTGCTTTTGCTCTTGCTGTTGCTGCTGAACAGAGAAGGAATACc gcaaaaattgaaaaagtggGAAATGATAGCTATTGTCGTTATGATTCAGACATTGCAACTGGATTAGGAGTCGGTTCACTCCTCCTCCTTATGGCTAGTCAACTCCTAATAATGGTAGCTAGTCGATGTTTGTGTTGTGGGAAGGCTATGAGACCTAGTGGTTCTAGAGCATGGGCGATCGTCCTGTTTATCACTTGTTG GGTATTCTTCTTTATTGCTGAGATCTGCTTGCTAGTGGCTTCTGTTCGTAATGGTTACCACACCAAGTACTTATCAGATCCTTCTCACTCTTGCCAGAAAGTGAGAAAGGGAATTTTTGGAGCTGGAGCTGCATTTGTTGTTCTGACAGGCATAGTATCTGAGCTTTACTATGTTAGCTATTCCAAGGCTAATGATGAACAACCTTCTTATGACAGAGACACTGGTATAAGAATGGGGAATCTATAA